GTTAGATTACATCAAAAATTAATTCAACTTGAATAGACACCCATTTAGATAAACATAGTAGGCTACTGTATAGTAGTCACTGCTGTAAATGCAAATCGTGAAGAGTATGCGTTGTCATGCACTCTCTCTTGGTAACTACTGTGTACTTTTATAAACATTCTCATCAAAGCTGTGCAAGTCGTTACAGCagttattttaatacaatttacTCAGCTGATTCATAGTATACTATTGACAGCCCTGCATTGACAAACAATTTAGCACAGGTGACGTGGGAAAAGGATCTGGAAAAACCCGGAAATGTGGCTTTGTTTCGAGGCATATTCCCCGTTGTTTCAAATGTAGCTTCCCCAACACCTGAATTCACTTCTCGTTACAAATCGCAAACTGTTAAATAGGCCTACTGTTATTTTCGTCCAGTCTCATTCCATTCTTTATCTTCTTTGTTCTCCGTTCACcaggttttttctttgttcGTTACAGTATTGTACTAGAATGACCCCCTTCcaacccctcccctctgcctccattcctccctctcctcttcacgCAGATCCAACACATTTTATCTAATGATCTTTTCTGAGTATCTGGTTAGCTAGGGGATTTGAGTGTAAAAGACAGACTAACCAGACTAGTACTATACCTAGGTTGCATTATCAGTTGCTTTTATTGAGATGGATATGACACATAATGTGTGAAGAAGTTCATACTCTTCCTCGCTCACTTAATACCCAGCCAACCACTCACTCCATGCTGAATCCTGGGCATTAGCTAACGTTGCATTGAGTCACTACGTTACCTTGCTAGCCAGCTATTGCACTTTATCAGATCAACAATTTGCTGGACCGatttagctttttaaaataattttacagtctTTCGCATTCAGATTGAGACTTGTTAGCTACACTTCTGTTAAACTCAAAACAAGTTCATTTTACAGTAAGAGAACGTTAGCTTACACAATACTgcacacccctcctccctccctgaccGCACCTGTGTGAGTTCTGATATGCGCCTTGAGGTGAGATGATTTTCCATAGACCCGGTCACAGCCATGGAAAGTACAGGGGTGTCGCTTTAGGGGTGACCGAGAAGGCGTTCCGTTCTGGAGCAGATGCAGGGGATTTTGTTGTCCGGGCGTCGGTGTGGACGAGGGGGTCGCGGTCGTTGAGTCAGACAGCGTGGTATATCCGCTTTCCCCATGAGAGAAACGATCCACGTCTCCGATGGAGGAATTACTGCTTTCAGAGTAGGCCGACATAGGTCGTAACTTGTCATGAAGATCCGTGAGAATTCCTGCCACCGTCATAATGTTGCCCCCCTCTTTCAGCATGTCGCGGACCTCCTTGTCCTCACTCgacccctctctttcccccggAGGAAGGCCCTGAGGGGGGCCCAGGGCAGCAGTGGTAACCGGGGTAGGACGGTGTAGGACAGGTCCGCTGGATATGGACACCAGGCACTCAGCGGCGAAGTAGTCCGAATAGGCAAACATTGACATGCCTTTTCCTAAAGTAACGTTAGTTGCGCGTGTAGCAAAGGGATGGGAGGAAATTCTTCAATGTGGCTCTGATCGTATTTGTGATTTCGAACTCTGTCGAGCTATCAAGCTTTGTAGCTTTGTTTCAGTCGCTATTTTGACGACAGAATGTTTCGATTTCAAAATACGAACTAAAACAACAGGAAGGAAAATACGTTACCGATACACACCGGCACTCCCATGCGTAGGCTACTCCTAGCCCCAGTGCGTTTGTTATGCTCAGGTCGCTTCATTGTGTCTGAGAAAGCCGGTTGGAGCAACTCACGCCCGGTGTAGGGAATCACGCGGTGACGCCGACTGACGTGAAATGCAGGGGGCGATGAGGAGTTTTTCAGGGATAGATTTGGTGTTTTCCCTGTTGGCTCTATTTTTTATGGCTCAGTTTGCTAAATGGTCgattaatgatatttttaataGCGCACGAAGGCCATCTAGCAACACAATTGTCACAATTTCAAACCTCCTTAAACAGTGTGCTAAAGATTATGTTAACTATTTTTTATcgttacaaaataaaattgttaataTTATATACTTCGCATCCATTCGCTCCATTCCTATACCCCGCCCATTCACATCCCACTCTGGAGCGCTGATTGTCTGCCACTTGCACTGATCTGTCTTGGGGGAGAACGTCTTTTGTGCAGCTTTAGTATATGTACTTTGTTCTCTTTCtgagtggctctggataagagcgtctactaaatggcATACAAAAAGTGGCTCTAATGTACGTGGAACGTATCAAAGCTCAGGCGACTGGGCAAAGGAAATTTTGTTACTGAACAAACCAAGGAGATTTATAGACCTCTATAAACCGTCTTGAGTAAAGTGCCTTATTGGATTTTATTGCAAATTCTTTTCCTAATGGCAGATGAGTGAGGTCTGCAGGAGGGCATTTATGACAAGCGTTTAAGTTGTCAGTATATGTGATTATCTAAGCAATATTTACCAGCCTAAGTTATAAACCTTCTTGGTCTGTCATAGCAGTTGTAGCTGTGAACACTGAAATGCCTAGTCTAATTCtttcagtgcagcagtggtgtaaatcattatcattattatgatatgctttatgtgtaattttgttcaTCTTATGTAAAACAAACCGAGgattgaataaatgaaaatctcAAACTAccaggaaacaaagaaaaacacacaaacccaacAGAATGCAGCTAGAGGACAAAGTAAATTTCGGAACACTAGCTCCTTGCTCAATAATTTactgtgattaaaaacaaactcaaaaaaCGTTGTGGATTGATGCTTTCACAGTGAGCTAATGCCATTCCGTTCTAACcaggaaataatattttaacCTTTATTCTCTGTTTTAACATATTAGTTGATTGGTAATGGGGAAAACGTTAGCCCCAATGGCAATGTTGCATGCTAATGTTTTTGATAGAAATGTATAGACATATTGATTTAATACCCTGTCACAAATTGGTACTATAGTAGCAGGAGGATGCAACCCAATATGAGCCAACATCAACAGCCACAAAATAGTGTACAAGGGACCTCATCAGAGTAAGGCTGCTCTTGCCACTCAAGTTCACCATTGCACGTAGTAACAGAAGGACAGCAGTGGATTGGTTCAAGTCTTTCACCTCACACCTTGCAGGAGAGTTCCTctagagcactgattctcaatcctggggcccccctgctccgcatgttttccatctttccctgttcTACCTATCTGACTTAAcccatcagtggcacttttgattagctgagcacacctgatttaatcaagagcatgtttggagcaaggatagatagaagatatgcaggacaggggggccccaggagtaggattgagaaacactgctctagagGAAAACAGAGCAAGCTAGCGGCAGCACATCCTGCACTTATGGAGTCAGCCATTTCCTATTGTTTTTTTGCTGGATCCCAATATCTACTGGATCAGCAGTATCCACTAGCCCACAGCATCTTAAGTTATTTAGTTAAAGGGTACTATTCCTCAAACTACCTAGGTAgtatatttgcttgtttttgcatCTATGTCTGTATAGTGTACAGGAGTATATCTCCACTATGACTTTACATACCACTTCCATGCTGAGGATACtcaacttttctttttttcctcccatctGTCACACAGGTCTCTGCGTGCATCTCAGCTTGTCTGAGGGACATTTCAAGCCAGATGGTGGACTACCACCTCACATTCAACCTAGCTAAGATTGTGATGCTCTACAGCCCCTCCAGGTCCTGACCACTTCAAGACTTCTTTCTTAGCCTATATGCTACAAGCAAGTTTACTGATAGCACTTCTACTGTCAGAAGCCTTGTGGTAATGATTGATAAccaactgtccttctcttcACAGGTCTTTTCATATAACATTGAAAGGATCCGCA
The nucleotide sequence above comes from Megalops cyprinoides isolate fMegCyp1 chromosome 2, fMegCyp1.pri, whole genome shotgun sequence. Encoded proteins:
- the LOC118773113 gene encoding Krueppel-like factor 9; its protein translation is MSMFAYSDYFAAECLVSISSGPVLHRPTPVTTAALGPPQGLPPGEREGSSEDKEVRDMLKEGGNIMTVAGILTDLHDKLRPMSAYSESSNSSIGDVDRFSHGESGYTTLSDSTTATPSSTPTPGQQNPLHLLQNGTPSRSPLKRHPCTFHGCDRVYGKSSHLKAHIRTHTGERPFLCAWPGCEKKFARSDELARHVRTHTGEKRFLCPLCDKRFMRSDHLVKHARRHPNFHPSMIGRKGSAQGLPCPLEGL